Proteins encoded by one window of Lates calcarifer isolate ASB-BC8 linkage group LG5, TLL_Latcal_v3, whole genome shotgun sequence:
- the atad5b gene encoding LOW QUALITY PROTEIN: ATPase family AAA domain-containing protein 5b (The sequence of the model RefSeq protein was modified relative to this genomic sequence to represent the inferred CDS: substituted 1 base at 1 genomic stop codon), with translation MDRCRLSAQGVQENAVLPVKKQPRSSKLSRTHRLKRQSGLYCEPNSEWRNDTETDGQSPVTYDVLQRESSFEDVLWTDKYSPQHSSEVIGNSVSVNKLHSWLKKWKLRAGSDERRKVEERKNEDNSNDSWDCGDFQGEAGAEDDREDPLCNTMLITGPPGVGKTASVYACAQELGFKVFEVNCSSQRCGRHVLSQLKEATQSHLVETSGKDPLKPAYFNNYNTSSCTLKPETLPGKALPPKNVISTLKKRAARNFGRCSRKGKANPATVTLANFFKMKAKADHLQSGGLSPSDKPDSKKLGNPSPGCDQTVPQNKKTATSLILFEEVDVIFDDDVGFLAAIKTFMTTTKRPVILTTNDPLFRERFNCSLEGIMFKTPSAVNVCSYLQLVCLAENVRLELDDVESLLRLTCGDVRRCLLQLQLWVHSGGGRVSQNGGLTQEPTRLPYSNAAEGQDSNLPKCDTGCTASMLGLHPVTQNQLLSLLKCQRWSETDTNNLLRLLAESWRGGMPLLYTNLELLLPISAKGTSVHYPEKVTCSGLQSELAPCDTDPHFQQLNRNVSPKVSANSSKSVRNISRLSRRKYITTLFNTTSSSSSTLTHKPQITSLSLKRAHSRLPSASDKAEQXLQVAADCLDALTDFFDLMSYLDATLPAAAPLVSGSRRPEAFVWTGAEVKDGLLDEMSEEEEEEEGGRSWSRERLPDIQAAAEGLGYHRCWWRVSEAWTKARNHRQELGDKKWERLVERLTSPASSRKQRLRFICQPLCASSVSQRRYELSRTVLSSKSFSLLGNRQAVSVDYVPVLRSICRFHRAQQQKEEPVRCVNYLSSTHLGLSKSTIQLLLEDFS, from the exons ATGGATCGATGTCGCCTGTCAGCACAGGGTGTCCAGGAAAATGCTGTCCTTCCTGTGAAGAAACAGCCCAGGAGCAGTAAGCTGAGTCGCACTCACAGACTGAAGCGGCAAAGTGGACTTTACTGCGAGCCAAACTCTGAGTGGAGAAATGACACAGAAACTGATGGCCAGTCACCCGTAACCTATGATGTTCTCCAGAGAG AATCCAGTTTTGAGGATGTTCTCTGGACAGACAAGTACAGTCCTCAGCACTCAAGTGAAGTTATTGGCAACTCTGTCTCAGTGAATAAGCTGCACAG CTGGTTGAAGAAATGGAAACTAAGAGCTGGCAgtgatgagaggagaaaagtggaggaaaggaaaaatgaagATAACAGCAATG ACTCGTGGGACTGTGGAGACTTCCAGGGCGAGGCTGGGGCAGAGGACGACAGAGAGGATCCACTGTGTAACACCATGCTGATAACAGGACCTCCAGGTGTAGGGAAGACCGCCTCAGTGTATGCCTGTGCTCAGGAGCTTGGTTTCAAG GTCTTTGAGGTGAACTGCTCCTCACAACGCTGTGGCCGCCATGTTCTGTCCCAGCTGAAGGAGGCTACCCAGTCCCACCTAGTGGAGACGTCGGGCAAGGACCCACTAAAACCAGCTTACTTCAACAACTACAACACCAGCAGCTGCACTCTTAAACCTGAGACTTTACCTG GAAAAGCACTACCTCCTAAAAATGTCATCTCTACCTTAAAAAAGAGGGCAGCACGGAACTTTGGCCGCTGTAGTCGCAAAGGAAAAGCTAATCCAGCCACAGTCACTTTGGCCAACTTCTTTAAGATGAAGGCCAAAGCAGATCATTTACAGTCCGGTGGCCTGTCGCCATCTGACAAACCAGACAGCAAAAAATTGGGCAACCCATCACCGGGCTGTGATCAAACAGTGCCACAGAACAAAAAGACAGCCACATCACTCATTCTGTTTGAAGAG GTTGATGTCATATTTGACGACGACGTCGGTTTCCTCGCGGCCATCAAGACTTTCATGACAACCACTAAAAGACCAGTCATTCTAACCACCAATG ATCCCttgttcagagagagattcaACTGCAGCTTGGAGGGAATCATGTTCAAAACCCCATCGGCG GTGAATGTCTGTAGCTACCTGCAGCTGGTGTGTCTGGCTGAGAATGTGCGACTGGAGTTGGATGACGTCGAGAGCCTCCTCAGACTCACCTGTGGTGATGTCAGACGATGCctgctccagctgcagctctggGTGCACAGTGGTGGCGGGCGGGTATCTCAGAATGGAGGTTTGACTCAAGAGCCTACTCGCTTACCCT ACTCAAATGCTGCTGAGGGGCAGGACTCCAACCTTCCTAAATGTGACACAGGCTGCACTGCCAGCATGCTAGGTCTCCACCCTGTGACCCAAAACCAACTGCTGAGTCTTCTAAAG TGTCAGCGCTGgtctgaaacagacacaaacaatcTCCTGAGGCTCCTGGCTGAGAGCTGGAGAGGAGGCATGCCTCTTCTCTACACCAACTTGGAGCTGCTTCTACCCATCAGCGCCAAGGGAACTTCAGTCCACTACCCGGAAAAGGTGACTTGTTCTGGGCTGCAGAGTGAGCTGGCACCCTGTGACACTGATCCTCACTTCCAGCAACTCAATCGAAACGTCAGTCCAAAGGtgtcagcaaacagcagcaaatctGTTCGGAATATCTCCAGGCTTAGTAGGAGGAAATATATCACAACATTGTTTAAcaccacatcatcatcatcatccactTTGACACACAAACCTCAAATAACCTCATTATCATTAAAGAGAGCTCATTCAAGACTCCCTAGTGCAAGTGACAAGGCTGAACAATAGCTGCAAGTGGCAGCTGACTGTTTAGATGCCCTGACTGACTTCTTTGACCTTATGTCGTACCTTGATGCCACACTGCCAGCTGCAGCACCGCTGGTTTCAGGCTCACGCAGACCTGAGGCATTTGTCTGGACAGGAGCAGAGGTAAAGGACGGCCTGTTGGATGAAatgagtgaggaggaggaggaggaggagggcggcAGGAGCTGGAGCCGGGAGAGGCTGCCAGATattcaggctgctgctgaaggCTTGGGGTATCACAGGTGCTGGTGGCGAGTGTCTGAGGCGTGGACCAAAGCCCGAAATCACAGACAGGAGCTGGGGGACAAAAAGTGGGAGAGGCTGGTGGAGAGACTGACGTCCCCTGCCTCTTCCAGAAAGCAGAGACTCAGATTTATTTGTCAACCTCTGTGTGCTTCAAG TGTGTCCCAAAGGAGGTACGAACTGAGCCGGACGGTGCTCAGCAGTAAATCCTTCAGCCTGCTGGGGAACAGACAAGCTGTCAGTGTCGACTA